From Podospora bellae-mahoneyi strain CBS 112042 chromosome 3, whole genome shotgun sequence, the proteins below share one genomic window:
- the DBP7 gene encoding ATP-dependent RNA helicase dbp7 (COG:A; EggNog:ENOG503NUZC; BUSCO:EOG09260KNR): MADDGMLLNFEIGDAPLVSQVKFKGGRWRDRVKANKSAKTASQGGPEPAAKPRAPYDPNRPTKRPRGNDDGSDHRPAKAPRTSDIPWVPTHAMKTGLVSSSLFTSIPTVVTKFDEEAPAEPAEPAKPSNAPLSEEAENFHTLGLARRVAHHLATKLEMKAPTAIQKNTIPVLIKDDNDAFLQAETGSGKTLAYLLPIVHRIMELSMNEDGTPKKDAKVHRNSGLFAIILAPTRELCKQISAVLEKVLRCAPWLVCTTVIGGESKHSEKARLRKGVNILVATPGRLTDHLDNTKVLDVGTVRWLVLDEGDRMMEMGFEDDIKAIVGKIRADKLATKNSEGLVLDRVLPKRRVTVLCSATMKMNVQKLGEISLEDAVHITASKSEMEKDAAENSGSTESAFTAPAQLKQSCIIVPAKLRLVTLIALLKSTFARKGSVMKAIIFISCADSVDFHYEVLKDTMTVEPPPPAQEGDAPAKKPDVHIETTVAPAAYITSPANTRVMLHKLHGSLAQPVRSATLKAFSGCKDPAVLITTDISSRGLDVPAVDLVIEYDPAFAVPDHVHRIGRTARAGRSGKAVLFLLPGPEEGYTSILPSSATITPQLYESILQKGFATNVNLPASSQTNNAETESNKRETWATRAEALQLHFEQRLLAPAPGFEDAEEGPKGHKSKFSKTGGKNRQPVKKDNPLLDAGRQAFRSHIRAYATHVREERVYFDMTQLHLGHMAKAFGLREAPGGIGSGISRRTHKFTPATNGQKGGGASASVAAKPSGGSKSKFDDDEYGQVDEDAAKRMKAKMKMLSMNSASEFNLG, translated from the coding sequence ATGGCCGACGATGGAATGCTCCTGAACTTTGAGATTGGCGATGCGCCTCTCGTCAGCCAGGTCAAGTTCAAGGGCGGCCGCTGGAGAGACCGCGTTAAAGCCAACAAGTCGGCGAAAACCGCATCGCAAGGAGGCCCCGAGCCAGCTGCCAAACCACGAGCGCCCTACGATCCGAATCGACCTACTAAAAGACCACGAGGTAACGACGATGGCAGTGATCACAGACCGGCGAAAGCGCCCAGGACAAGTGACATCCCCTGGGTGCCAACCCACGCCATGAAGACCGGTCTTGTCTCTTCAAGCCTGTTCACTTCGATCCCCACCGTCGTGACCAAGTTCGACGAAGAAGCGCCCGCCGAACCCGCCGAGCCGGCAAAACCTTCCAATGCGCCCCTTAGCGAAGAAGCAGAGAACTTTCACACACTCGGCCTGGCGAGACGAGTAGCCCACCACCTGGCCACCAAGCTTGAGATGAAAGCCCCGACGGCGATTCAGAAGAACACAATTCCCGTGCTTATCAAAGACGACAACGATGCGTTCCTTCAAGCAGAAACCGGTTCCGGAAAGACGCTGGCGTATCTGTTGCCCATTGTTCATCGAATCATGGAGCTCAGTATGAACGAGGACGGCACTCCCAAAAAGGATGCCAAGGTACACAGAAATTCGGGACTCTTTGCGATCATCCTTGCGCCGACAAGAGAACTCTGCAAGCAAATCTCAGCAGTCCTCGAGAAGGTTCTCAGGTGCGCGCCATGGCTAGTCTGCACAACTGTTATCGGTGGAGAGAGCAAGCATTCGGAAAAGGCGAGGTTAAGGAAGGGTGTCAACATCTTGGTTGCGACTCCAGGACGACTGACGGATCACTTGGATAATACAAAGGTGCTGGATGTAGGAACTGTGAGATGGTTGGTGCTGGACGAAGGCGAcaggatgatggagatgggtTTCGAGGACGATATCAAGGCGATTGTTGGCAAGATTAGGGCGGACAAGCTTGCAACCAAGAACTCTGAGGGGCTGGTACTGGATAGAGTGCTGCCAAAGAGGAGGGTCACGGTTCTGTGCTCGGCTACCATGAAGATGAACGTTCAGAAATTGGGCGAGATCAGTCTGGAGGATGCGGTGCACATTACCGCTTCCAAGTcggagatggaaaaggatGCTGCGGAAAACAGTGGAAGCACCGAGTCTGCTTTCACAGCGCCTGCGCAGCTGAAACAGTCGTGTATCATTGTGCCAGCCAAGTTGAGGCTGGTCACACTGATTGCGTTGCTCAAGTCGACATTTGCGAGGAAGGGGTCGGTTATGAAGGCaatcatcttcatctcttGCGCTGATTCGGTCGACTTTCATTACGAGGTCCTGAAAGACACCATGACGGtcgaaccaccaccaccagcccaagaGGGTGACGCACCAGCAAAAAAACCGGATGTTCACATCGAAACCACGGTGGCACCGGCTGCCTATATCACCTCACCCGCAAACACCAGGGTAATGCTCCATAAACTTCATGGTTCCCTGGCGCAACCGGTTCGCAGTGCTACTCTAAAGGCTTTCTCGGGGTGCAAGGATCCGGCTGTTCTCATCACGACAGACATTTCATCTCGTGGTCTCGATGTGCCGGCCGTCGACCTGGTTATTGAATACGATCCCGCCTTTGCGGTGCCTGATCACGTTCATCGCATCGGCCGTACCGCCAGAGCTGGTCGTTCTGGTAAAGCGGTTCTCTTTTTGCTCCCTGGTCCTGAGGAAGGATACACCAGCATCCTgccatcctccgccaccatAACACCCCAGCTTTACGAATCAATCTTGCAGAAAGGCTTTGCCACGAATGTCAACCTTCCAGCCTCCtcacaaacaaacaatgCCGAGACGGAAAGCAACAAGCGGGAGACGTGGGCCACTCGTGCCGAAGCTCTTCAGCTGCATTTTGAACAGCGTCTTTTGGCACCCGCGCCCGGATtcgaggatgccgaggaaggaCCCAAAGGCCACAAGAGTAAATTCAGCAAGACCGGCGGCAAAAACAGGCAGCCAGTGAAGAAGGACAACCCCTTGCTTGATGCCGGCAGACAAGCTTTCAGATCTCACATCAGAGCTTATGCCACTCACGTCCGCGAAGAGAGAGTCTACTTTGACATGACGCAACTGCATCTTGGACACATGGCCAAGGCGTTCGGTCTGCGCGAGGCGCCCGGTGGTATTGGATCGGGTATCTCGAGGAGGACACACAAGTTTACGCCAGCTACCAACGGGCAGAAGGGTGGTGGGGCTAGCGCTTCTGTTGCTGCCAAACCTAGCGGTGGCAGCAAGAGCaagtttgatgatgacgagtATGGCcaggtggatgaggatgcggctaagaggatgaaggccaagatgaagatgttGTCGATGAACTCGGCAAGCGAGTTCAACCTCGGGTGA